One window of the Rhodococcus sovatensis genome contains the following:
- the topA gene encoding type I DNA topoisomerase, with product MAARNNGTGDTTTGGSVEPRRLVIVESPTKAKKIAPYLGKNYVVEASVGHIRDLPRGAADVPAKYKGEAWARLGVDVDHDFEALYVVSPEKKSKVAELKSLLKDADELFLATDPDREGEAIAWHLLETLNPKIPVRRMVFHEITKPAILAAAADTRELDQDLVDAQETRRILDRLYGYEVSPVLWKKVMPKLSAGRVQSVATRIVVQRERDRMAFRSAEYWDISATLDAGADASPRSFGARLVNVDGSRVASGRDFGADGKLKSDGVTVIDEPRARRLAEALEGVDLTVASAEDKPYTRKPYPPFMTSTLQQEAGRKLRFSSERTMRVAQRLYENGYITYMRTDSTTLSESAIAAARAQATELYGPEYVHPSPRQYTRKVKNAQEAHEAIRPSGDVFQTPGQLHSALQTDEFRLYELIWQRTVASQMADLRGTTLTLRITGTAGTGEECTFSASGRTITFAGFLKAYVESVDDEAGGQSDDAESRLPALKAGAAVVATKLDPDGHTTNPPARYTEASLIKTLEELGIGRPSTYASIIKTILDRGYVYKRGSALVPSWVAFSVIALLEAHFGRLVDFDFTAGMEDDLDAIAGGRERRGNWLQNFYFGGDTGAEGSVARSGGLKKMVGTNLEDIDARVINSIRLFDDDQGREIHVRVGRYGPYLERMVKNDDDPDGDPISQRANLPDDLPPDELTIEFAEKLFATPQEGRKLGADPLTGNEIVAKEGRFGPYVTEILPEPEPEPTPPEPDIVPIPTGDSGDGGGGTKTAVKKAAAKKAPAKKAAKKATGPKPRTGSLLKSMDLATITLEDALKLLSLPRVVGIDPESKEEITAQNGRYGPYLKKGTDSRSLADEEQLFTVTLEEALKIYSEPKRRGRQGEAKPPLRELGTDPISEQPMVIKDGRFGPYVTDGETNASLRKDDDVATITDDRASELLADRRARGPVKKKATKKAATKKATASKTATKKAPAKKAAAKKTAAKKAPAKKAPAKKAAAKKAPPAE from the coding sequence GTGGCAGCACGCAATAACGGCACGGGGGACACCACCACCGGCGGATCTGTCGAGCCGCGGCGCCTTGTCATCGTCGAGTCCCCGACCAAAGCCAAGAAGATCGCCCCGTACCTGGGCAAGAACTACGTCGTCGAGGCGTCGGTGGGTCACATCCGCGACTTGCCTCGCGGCGCCGCGGACGTACCGGCCAAGTACAAAGGTGAGGCCTGGGCGCGGCTCGGCGTGGACGTCGATCACGACTTCGAGGCGCTCTATGTCGTCTCACCGGAGAAGAAGAGCAAGGTCGCCGAGCTCAAGAGTCTGCTCAAGGACGCCGACGAACTCTTCCTCGCCACTGACCCTGACCGCGAGGGCGAGGCCATCGCATGGCATCTCCTCGAGACCCTGAACCCCAAGATTCCCGTCCGACGGATGGTCTTCCACGAGATCACCAAGCCAGCGATCCTCGCTGCTGCTGCGGACACCCGCGAGCTCGACCAGGATCTCGTCGACGCACAGGAAACACGTCGCATCCTCGACCGCCTCTACGGCTACGAGGTCAGTCCCGTGCTGTGGAAAAAGGTCATGCCGAAGCTGTCGGCGGGACGCGTCCAATCCGTCGCCACCAGGATCGTCGTTCAGCGTGAACGCGACCGCATGGCCTTCCGCAGCGCCGAGTACTGGGACATTTCCGCCACCCTCGACGCCGGTGCCGACGCCTCACCGCGCAGTTTCGGAGCGCGTCTGGTCAACGTCGACGGTTCCCGAGTCGCCTCGGGTCGTGACTTCGGGGCCGACGGCAAATTGAAGTCCGACGGCGTCACCGTCATCGACGAGCCACGTGCCAGGCGCCTTGCCGAGGCGCTCGAAGGCGTCGACCTCACTGTTGCGTCCGCCGAGGACAAGCCGTACACACGCAAGCCGTACCCGCCGTTCATGACGTCTACGCTGCAGCAGGAAGCCGGACGCAAGCTGCGGTTTTCCTCGGAGCGGACCATGCGCGTCGCGCAGCGTCTGTACGAGAACGGTTACATCACCTACATGCGTACCGACTCGACGACGCTGTCGGAGTCGGCCATCGCTGCTGCCCGCGCGCAGGCAACGGAGCTGTACGGTCCCGAGTACGTGCATCCGTCACCGCGGCAGTACACGCGCAAGGTGAAGAACGCACAGGAGGCGCACGAGGCGATCAGGCCTTCCGGTGACGTCTTCCAGACCCCGGGGCAGCTGCATTCGGCATTGCAGACCGACGAGTTCCGGTTGTACGAGCTCATCTGGCAGCGGACCGTCGCCTCGCAGATGGCAGATCTCCGCGGAACGACGCTGACGCTGCGCATCACCGGCACGGCCGGTACCGGCGAAGAGTGCACCTTCTCCGCCTCGGGCCGGACGATTACCTTCGCAGGCTTCCTCAAGGCGTATGTGGAAAGCGTCGACGACGAAGCGGGCGGGCAGTCCGACGACGCCGAGTCGCGCCTTCCAGCATTGAAGGCCGGCGCCGCGGTTGTCGCCACCAAGCTCGATCCCGACGGCCACACGACCAATCCACCTGCGCGCTACACCGAAGCGTCGCTGATCAAGACGCTCGAAGAACTCGGCATCGGCCGCCCGTCGACGTACGCCTCGATCATCAAGACGATTCTCGATCGCGGATATGTCTACAAACGTGGCAGTGCCCTCGTGCCGTCGTGGGTCGCGTTCTCGGTCATCGCTCTCCTCGAGGCTCACTTCGGTCGACTCGTGGACTTCGACTTCACCGCAGGCATGGAAGACGATCTCGACGCCATCGCCGGAGGCCGTGAGCGACGAGGCAACTGGCTGCAGAACTTCTACTTCGGTGGGGACACCGGCGCCGAGGGGTCCGTGGCACGCTCGGGTGGCCTGAAGAAGATGGTCGGCACCAACCTCGAGGACATCGACGCTCGTGTCATCAACTCGATCAGGCTGTTCGACGACGATCAGGGCCGCGAGATCCACGTCCGTGTCGGTCGCTACGGTCCATACCTCGAACGGATGGTCAAGAACGACGATGATCCCGACGGGGATCCGATCTCACAGCGTGCCAATCTGCCCGACGATCTCCCACCGGACGAGCTCACCATCGAGTTCGCCGAGAAGCTGTTCGCCACCCCGCAGGAGGGCCGCAAGCTCGGCGCCGACCCGCTGACCGGCAACGAGATCGTCGCCAAGGAAGGGCGATTCGGGCCGTACGTCACCGAGATCCTGCCCGAACCGGAGCCGGAACCGACTCCGCCCGAGCCGGACATCGTCCCCATCCCCACCGGCGACAGTGGTGATGGCGGCGGTGGTACCAAAACGGCGGTCAAGAAGGCTGCGGCGAAGAAGGCCCCTGCCAAGAAGGCCGCGAAGAAGGCCACCGGCCCCAAGCCGCGTACCGGTTCGCTGCTCAAGTCGATGGACCTCGCGACCATCACGCTCGAGGATGCCCTCAAGCTGCTGTCGCTGCCACGTGTCGTCGGCATCGATCCCGAATCCAAGGAAGAGATCACGGCGCAGAACGGCCGCTACGGTCCATACCTGAAGAAGGGCACCGACTCTCGCTCGCTGGCAGACGAAGAGCAGCTCTTCACCGTCACTCTCGAAGAGGCGTTGAAGATCTACTCCGAACCGAAGCGACGTGGACGACAAGGTGAGGCGAAGCCGCCGCTGCGCGAACTGGGCACCGACCCGATCAGCGAGCAGCCGATGGTGATCAAGGACGGTCGCTTCGGTCCGTACGTCACCGACGGTGAAACCAACGCCAGCTTGCGCAAGGACGACGACGTCGCAACCATCACCGACGACCGTGCGTCGGAGCTGTTGGCAGACCGGCGTGCACGCGGGCCGGTGAAGAAGAAGGCCACCAAGAAGGCAGCCACGAAGAAGGCGACGGCTAGCAAGACGGCGACCAAGAAGGCGCCGGCGAAGAAGGCTGCGGCGAAGAAGACCGCCGCCAAGAAGGCGCCGGCGAAAAAGGCTCCCGCCAAGAAGGCTGCGGCGAAGAAGGCTCCGCCGGCCGAGTAG
- a CDS encoding cold-shock protein gives MAQGTVKWFNAEKGFGFIAPEDGSADVFVHYSEIQGSGFRTLEENQRVEFEVGQGTKGPQATGVRAV, from the coding sequence ATGGCACAGGGAACTGTGAAGTGGTTCAACGCCGAAAAGGGCTTTGGATTCATCGCACCAGAAGACGGCTCCGCTGACGTTTTCGTTCACTACTCCGAGATTCAGGGCAGCGGTTTCCGCACCCTCGAGGAGAACCAGCGCGTCGAGTTCGAGGTTGGCCAGGGAACCAAGGGGCCCCAGGCGACCGGAGTTCGCGCAGTCTGA
- a CDS encoding DEAD/DEAH box helicase produces MTQPDPSSEGHVTSYGRSLLGRVLAGTPSGEHPLTHVAELPARMAQFTDWPTWLKPEVRAVLQSRGISVPWSHQAQAATLANDGHHVVLSTGTASGKSLAYQMPILSSLLGDARATALYLAPTKALGADQLRSTISITDELRGDAPELAEVFPSAYDGDTPTEIRQWARANARWIFTNPDMIHIGILGAHERWARFLRNLRFVVVDECHYYRGVFGSNVALILRRLRRICARYGANPTFVLASATTSNPGLAASRLVGAPCEEVTDDGSPHGPRTVALWEPPLLKEITGENGAPVRRSAGAEASRIMADLMIEGARTLTFVRSRRGAEVTALGTQRLLADVDRDLATRVAAYRAGYLAEDRRTLERNLSDGTLLGVATTNALELGVDIAGLDAVVVAGFPGTVSSFWQQAGRSGRRGEGSLVTLVARDDPLDTYLVHHPSALLDKPIEATVTDPKNPYLLGPQLLCAAAELPITNDEAGELEAQVVLENLAADGLVRKRPHGWFITPEGQKYAPHASVNIRGGTGTQVAIVDGESGRMLGTVDSGKAPATVHPGAVHIHQGESFVVDELDLESGLALVHAEHPDWHTSARETTDIAITEVHSSRVLGDVTVALVQVNVTHQVVGYLRRLHSGEVLDSIELDMPEQTLDTRAVMYTITPETLLDRGIPTERFPGSLHAAEHAAIGLLPLVATCDRWDIGGVSTALHPDTGLPTVFVYDGYDGGAGFADRGHRAIVEWLEATRDAITSCECPTGCPSCVQSPKCGNGNDPLDKGGAVIVLQIVLDAASSRSAAS; encoded by the coding sequence GTGACCCAACCGGATCCGTCGAGCGAGGGTCACGTCACCAGCTACGGACGATCGCTTCTGGGCCGTGTACTCGCTGGCACCCCTTCCGGTGAACACCCACTCACCCACGTTGCAGAGCTGCCGGCGCGCATGGCCCAATTCACCGACTGGCCAACATGGTTGAAGCCGGAAGTACGAGCCGTACTTCAGTCTCGCGGAATTTCGGTGCCGTGGAGCCACCAGGCCCAAGCAGCCACTCTCGCCAACGACGGTCATCACGTTGTCCTGTCAACAGGAACGGCGTCGGGAAAGTCTCTGGCATACCAGATGCCGATCCTCTCCAGCTTGCTCGGTGACGCCCGCGCAACCGCTCTCTATCTCGCCCCGACCAAAGCGCTCGGCGCCGATCAACTCCGCAGTACGATCTCGATCACCGACGAGTTGCGCGGCGATGCACCGGAACTGGCCGAGGTGTTTCCGAGCGCCTACGACGGAGACACCCCGACCGAGATTCGTCAATGGGCGCGCGCGAATGCACGATGGATATTCACCAACCCCGACATGATTCACATCGGAATTCTGGGTGCGCACGAGAGATGGGCACGATTCCTGCGCAATCTGAGATTCGTCGTCGTCGACGAGTGCCACTACTACCGCGGTGTCTTCGGCTCCAATGTCGCGCTGATACTTCGGCGCCTGCGTCGCATCTGCGCTCGCTACGGTGCGAATCCGACGTTCGTCCTCGCAAGTGCGACGACGTCGAACCCGGGCCTCGCCGCGTCCCGACTCGTCGGAGCTCCGTGCGAGGAGGTCACCGACGACGGTTCGCCCCACGGGCCGCGAACCGTCGCGCTCTGGGAACCGCCGCTACTGAAGGAGATCACCGGCGAGAACGGTGCTCCGGTGCGACGCTCGGCGGGCGCGGAAGCCTCGCGCATCATGGCCGATCTGATGATCGAGGGCGCTCGCACACTGACATTCGTGCGTTCGAGGCGCGGCGCGGAGGTGACCGCCCTCGGCACGCAACGACTGCTCGCGGACGTCGATCGTGATCTGGCGACACGAGTTGCCGCCTACCGCGCCGGATATCTGGCCGAGGACCGAAGAACCTTGGAAAGAAACCTGTCCGACGGCACGCTCCTCGGCGTCGCGACGACCAACGCACTCGAACTCGGGGTCGACATCGCGGGTCTCGACGCCGTCGTCGTCGCAGGATTTCCCGGCACGGTTTCATCCTTCTGGCAGCAGGCCGGCCGTTCGGGTAGGCGCGGCGAAGGCTCGCTGGTGACGCTAGTCGCGAGGGACGATCCACTCGATACCTACCTCGTCCATCATCCGTCGGCGCTGCTCGACAAACCGATCGAGGCGACAGTTACCGACCCGAAAAATCCGTATCTGCTCGGTCCCCAATTACTCTGCGCTGCTGCGGAACTACCGATCACCAATGACGAGGCCGGGGAACTCGAAGCACAGGTCGTGCTCGAGAACTTGGCAGCCGACGGCCTCGTACGCAAGCGACCGCACGGCTGGTTCATCACGCCGGAGGGACAGAAGTATGCTCCGCACGCATCGGTGAACATTCGCGGCGGAACAGGCACGCAGGTCGCCATCGTCGACGGTGAATCCGGACGCATGCTCGGAACAGTCGACTCTGGAAAGGCACCGGCCACAGTCCATCCGGGCGCGGTCCACATTCATCAAGGCGAGAGCTTCGTCGTCGACGAACTGGACCTGGAATCCGGTCTTGCGCTCGTTCACGCCGAACACCCCGACTGGCACACATCCGCACGCGAGACCACCGACATTGCGATCACCGAAGTTCATTCCAGTCGAGTTCTCGGCGACGTCACGGTCGCTCTTGTGCAGGTGAACGTCACGCACCAGGTCGTCGGGTACCTTCGTCGTCTGCATTCGGGTGAAGTTCTCGATTCGATCGAGCTCGACATGCCGGAGCAGACATTGGACACACGCGCCGTCATGTACACGATCACGCCGGAGACGCTCCTCGACCGCGGAATCCCCACCGAGCGGTTTCCGGGGTCCCTGCATGCTGCCGAACATGCTGCGATCGGCCTGCTTCCGCTCGTCGCCACATGCGACCGCTGGGACATCGGCGGCGTCTCGACCGCCCTGCACCCAGACACAGGACTCCCGACGGTGTTCGTCTACGACGGTTACGACGGCGGTGCGGGCTTCGCGGACCGGGGCCACCGAGCGATCGTGGAGTGGTTGGAGGCCACGAGGGACGCGATCACCTCGTGCGAGTGTCCGACCGGGTGCCCCTCGTGTGTGCAGTCCCCCAAATGCGGGAACGGCAACGACCCTCTGGACAAGGGAGGGGCTGTGATCGTCCTGCAGATAGTGCTCGATGCGGCGTCGTCTCGATCTGCCGCTTCATGA
- a CDS encoding Rv3654c family TadE-like protein, with amino-acid sequence MSANDDGSVSVLAACALTALLVVVIAVLQVGSAVSGRHRAQSTADLAALAAAGALDRGVPDACATADTIAERMGAAITSCAVEDWDVVVEVSITLPLGRFGVRDAVASARAGP; translated from the coding sequence GTGAGCGCGAACGACGACGGAAGTGTGAGTGTCCTTGCAGCGTGCGCGTTGACGGCGCTGCTCGTCGTTGTGATCGCGGTGTTGCAGGTCGGTTCGGCGGTGAGCGGACGGCATCGGGCGCAGTCCACTGCGGATCTGGCCGCACTGGCCGCGGCGGGTGCGTTGGACCGAGGGGTGCCTGACGCGTGTGCCACTGCCGATACGATCGCCGAGCGGATGGGCGCTGCCATCACCTCGTGTGCGGTCGAGGACTGGGACGTTGTCGTCGAGGTGTCGATCACGCTGCCGCTCGGTCGATTCGGTGTCCGTGATGCAGTGGCGTCGGCGAGGGCGGGGCCGTAG
- a CDS encoding TadE family type IV pilus minor pilin: protein MEAAIALASIVTVVVTCIGAILAVTQHVRCVDAAREAARLVARGGEVSEFLMPEGAVVSVSERDGFVLARVEVGTALPGLTVSAEAVAAVEPEAVE from the coding sequence GTGGAGGCCGCGATCGCCTTGGCGTCCATCGTCACCGTCGTTGTCACGTGTATCGGGGCGATCTTGGCAGTGACGCAACATGTTCGGTGTGTCGACGCTGCGCGTGAGGCTGCCCGGTTGGTGGCTCGCGGGGGAGAGGTATCGGAGTTCTTGATGCCTGAAGGGGCTGTTGTCAGTGTCTCGGAGCGAGACGGTTTCGTGCTGGCGAGAGTGGAAGTGGGCACGGCGCTGCCGGGACTGACGGTGAGTGCGGAAGCGGTGGCGGCGGTCGAACCCGAGGCCGTGGAGTGA
- a CDS encoding DUF4244 domain-containing protein gives MSTAISRVKTRLLLAVVEDDGMSTAEYAIGTIAAAAFGAILYTVVTGSSIVDALTGIIDRALATSV, from the coding sequence ATGAGCACTGCGATTTCTCGGGTGAAGACTCGACTTCTGCTGGCAGTAGTGGAGGACGACGGGATGTCGACTGCCGAGTACGCGATCGGCACCATCGCCGCCGCCGCGTTCGGGGCGATTCTATACACCGTCGTGACCGGGAGTTCGATTGTCGATGCGTTGACGGGCATCATCGATCGAGCGCTCGCCACGTCTGTATAG
- a CDS encoding type II secretion system F family protein, with the protein MIGVALMCVAAALVLVPLGTGPLDRVFGARLAGPRAEDQIQVNADPHATATTFDMMAACLRGGLPAGAAASAVSAIATGTASIALRTTADLLTLGATPDAAWAPVAATPEIESLARMAARSARSGASFADAVAELAEAERARAEDSAAAAAERAGVLISGPLGLCFLPAFICLGIVPVVVGLAGNVLGGGLL; encoded by the coding sequence ATGATCGGGGTCGCGCTGATGTGTGTGGCAGCGGCGCTCGTTCTCGTCCCGCTCGGGACCGGTCCGCTCGACCGGGTGTTCGGTGCACGTCTGGCAGGGCCACGAGCCGAAGATCAGATACAGGTGAACGCCGATCCGCACGCCACCGCAACCACATTCGACATGATGGCCGCATGCCTGCGCGGCGGGCTTCCTGCCGGTGCGGCCGCGAGTGCGGTGTCCGCCATCGCCACTGGAACGGCGTCGATCGCCCTGCGCACAACAGCTGACCTACTGACTCTCGGTGCAACCCCGGACGCGGCGTGGGCGCCTGTAGCAGCGACGCCTGAGATCGAGTCACTTGCGCGTATGGCAGCCCGTTCGGCCCGATCGGGAGCGTCGTTCGCCGACGCGGTAGCCGAACTCGCCGAAGCCGAAAGGGCGCGGGCCGAGGACTCGGCAGCTGCAGCGGCCGAACGGGCAGGAGTGCTCATCAGCGGGCCGCTGGGACTGTGCTTTCTGCCGGCATTCATCTGCCTCGGAATCGTGCCGGTGGTAGTGGGATTGGCGGGGAACGTCCTGGGTGGGGGACTGCTGTGA
- a CDS encoding type ii secretion system integral membrane subunit has protein sequence MTALGVLLWATALLALPGRKVRLSSLRKKRVALRMGKRSHTAVLLLGAAAIAIVFASISGVYLMSAAGIVAATVSFRRRAVRHRRAHDTEVDSLVAGLETVVGELGAGAHPAVAAGVAASECSGTVATAFGRACGRARLGGTAHDGLRVADSPVSGELMIVAAAWRIADDHGLGLMGLLSAARSDMLARRRFRTRTQASLAGARATGTVLACLPVVGVGLGQAMGASPVRVLLGGGLGGVLLVIGTALVCAGLLWTDAITDRVCR, from the coding sequence ATGACGGCGCTCGGGGTGCTTCTGTGGGCGACTGCGTTGCTGGCGTTGCCGGGGCGGAAGGTGCGGCTGTCGAGTCTGCGCAAGAAAAGGGTTGCACTTCGTATGGGAAAGCGCTCTCACACAGCGGTTCTTCTCCTGGGTGCGGCCGCGATCGCAATTGTTTTCGCGTCGATTTCAGGTGTGTACCTGATGTCGGCTGCGGGCATCGTGGCGGCAACGGTTTCTTTCAGGCGCCGTGCAGTCCGCCACCGCCGCGCACACGACACGGAAGTGGACTCGCTCGTCGCCGGGTTGGAGACAGTGGTCGGTGAGCTCGGCGCGGGGGCGCATCCGGCCGTCGCTGCGGGTGTCGCCGCGTCCGAGTGCTCGGGAACGGTAGCGACCGCTTTCGGAAGAGCCTGCGGCCGAGCACGTCTCGGCGGGACAGCGCACGACGGTTTGCGCGTTGCCGATTCGCCGGTGTCCGGAGAGCTCATGATCGTCGCTGCCGCCTGGCGTATCGCCGACGACCATGGGCTCGGCCTCATGGGTCTGCTCTCCGCAGCGCGAAGCGACATGCTTGCGCGCAGGCGATTCCGCACTCGAACACAGGCATCGCTGGCGGGCGCACGGGCGACGGGAACAGTCCTGGCGTGTCTGCCCGTCGTGGGCGTCGGACTGGGCCAGGCAATGGGGGCGTCGCCCGTACGGGTGCTGCTCGGTGGCGGCCTCGGCGGTGTTCTCCTCGTGATCGGAACCGCACTCGTCTGTGCAGGACTGCTGTGGACGGATGCAATCACCGACAGAGTGTGTCGATGA
- a CDS encoding TadA family conjugal transfer-associated ATPase — protein MSAVVTGELLDRVRDRLAGSIDDPTPNMVAAAIRIEAGGVLSDSDLLGALRVLQTELTGAGPLEPLLSDPSVADVLVTAPDEVWVDRGVGLERTGIRFADESSVRRLCQRLALSAGRRLDDAQPWVDGQLPGVGDGTFGVRLHAVLAPVSRGGTCLSLRVLRPTTQGLDALARRGAIEPEALDLLRRIIDARLAFLVVGGTGAGKTTLLAALLGEVRPTERIVCVEDAAELAPSHPHVVRMVARAPNVEGVGEVTVRQLVRQALRMRPDRLVVGEVRGAEVVDLLTALNTGHDGGAGTIHANSPAEVPARLEALAALGGMSREALHSQLGAAVQVVLHVHRGTDGQRRLREIAVVVPDESGRVRVAPAWTSSGVTHSERKRLDELLDRRTENI, from the coding sequence ATGAGTGCGGTTGTCACCGGAGAACTCCTGGATCGGGTCCGAGATCGGCTTGCGGGTTCGATCGACGATCCGACGCCGAACATGGTTGCCGCCGCCATCCGCATCGAAGCAGGCGGAGTGCTCAGCGATTCGGACCTGCTCGGCGCACTACGGGTGCTTCAGACGGAACTGACCGGTGCCGGCCCGCTCGAACCGTTGCTCAGCGATCCCTCGGTCGCTGACGTTCTGGTCACCGCACCCGACGAAGTCTGGGTCGATCGGGGTGTCGGTCTGGAACGCACCGGAATACGGTTCGCCGACGAATCGTCGGTACGCAGACTGTGTCAGAGGCTAGCGCTCTCTGCCGGTCGTCGACTCGACGACGCGCAACCCTGGGTCGACGGGCAGCTGCCGGGCGTCGGGGACGGCACGTTCGGTGTCCGGTTGCACGCAGTCCTCGCCCCGGTCTCCCGAGGGGGCACCTGTCTGTCACTGCGTGTCCTCCGGCCGACAACGCAGGGTCTCGACGCACTTGCCCGTCGGGGAGCGATCGAACCGGAGGCGTTGGACCTGCTTCGTCGAATCATCGACGCGCGACTTGCCTTCCTCGTCGTCGGCGGGACGGGGGCGGGGAAGACGACGCTCCTCGCGGCGCTTCTGGGAGAGGTTCGCCCCACCGAACGAATCGTTTGCGTCGAGGACGCTGCCGAGTTGGCGCCGTCGCATCCACACGTCGTACGGATGGTTGCGCGCGCTCCCAACGTCGAAGGGGTGGGCGAGGTGACCGTTCGACAACTCGTCCGTCAGGCTCTTCGAATGCGGCCTGACCGGTTGGTCGTCGGTGAGGTGCGCGGCGCGGAAGTAGTAGACCTGTTGACCGCCCTCAACACCGGGCATGATGGCGGTGCCGGTACCATCCATGCCAATTCGCCCGCCGAAGTGCCTGCTCGCCTCGAAGCCCTTGCGGCACTCGGCGGAATGAGCCGAGAGGCTCTGCACAGTCAGCTCGGTGCAGCCGTGCAAGTCGTGCTTCACGTACACCGGGGCACCGACGGCCAGCGGCGACTCCGTGAGATCGCGGTCGTCGTTCCGGACGAGTCGGGCAGGGTTCGAGTCGCACCTGCGTGGACGTCGAGCGGCGTCACGCACTCGGAGAGAAAGCGGCTCGATGAACTGCTCGACCGTCGTACGGAGAACATATGA
- the ssd gene encoding septum site-determining protein Ssd, whose protein sequence is MDIDRTEPGNDRPCLLLTGDAQLRAEVFRVAAAADCVVQEQNLPVGNLDRVDATLRLDWEDARIVLLDAGAARHIETLGLPRRSGVVVLASEDATVDHWRSATAVGASHVLELPGDEEALIRLLGTDLDDAATGGGVIAVVGAKGGAGASTLAAALALSAASASVRTLLVDGDYYGGGLDLLLGWEDTPGLRWPGLIVEAGRISGDALHRALPSHGDAAVLSAGRAAAGPFAGGSRVVSSAAVVDAGRRAGDLVVCDVPRTPGPETDVFHDAADLIVLVVPADLGSVAAGENIAGYLTSRNSNVGLVVRGPAPGGLKVDDIVEALQLPLLASMRPEPGLARRVEKSGLRLGRRSPLKSAASAVLDTFARKPQVGRWAA, encoded by the coding sequence ATGGACATCGACCGAACCGAGCCGGGCAACGACCGACCATGCCTACTACTGACTGGTGACGCGCAGCTGCGGGCCGAGGTCTTCAGGGTGGCCGCAGCTGCGGATTGTGTTGTGCAAGAGCAGAACCTACCAGTCGGTAACCTCGATCGCGTAGACGCGACGTTGCGTCTGGACTGGGAGGATGCACGAATCGTCCTGCTCGACGCCGGTGCTGCCCGACATATAGAGACTCTCGGGCTGCCGCGCCGCAGCGGCGTCGTCGTGCTGGCCTCCGAGGACGCGACCGTCGATCACTGGCGCTCGGCCACTGCCGTCGGCGCGTCGCACGTCCTCGAACTGCCGGGTGACGAAGAGGCCCTGATTCGCCTTCTCGGAACCGACCTCGACGATGCTGCCACGGGCGGAGGTGTCATCGCGGTGGTCGGGGCGAAGGGTGGTGCCGGAGCATCGACCCTCGCCGCCGCCCTTGCATTGTCGGCGGCCTCGGCATCGGTCCGAACGCTGCTCGTCGACGGTGATTACTACGGTGGGGGCCTCGATCTGCTACTCGGATGGGAAGACACTCCTGGGTTGAGGTGGCCCGGACTCATCGTCGAAGCCGGCCGAATTTCAGGTGATGCTCTGCATCGGGCGCTGCCATCGCACGGCGACGCGGCGGTGTTGTCGGCTGGACGGGCCGCGGCGGGGCCATTCGCGGGCGGTTCGCGCGTCGTGTCGAGTGCTGCAGTCGTCGACGCAGGCCGCAGAGCCGGTGATCTGGTGGTCTGCGACGTTCCGCGGACACCTGGTCCCGAAACCGACGTCTTCCACGACGCTGCCGATCTCATTGTGCTCGTCGTGCCCGCGGATCTCGGCTCCGTGGCGGCTGGAGAGAACATCGCCGGGTATCTGACGTCCAGGAACTCGAACGTGGGTCTCGTCGTCAGGGGGCCCGCACCGGGAGGACTGAAGGTGGACGACATCGTCGAGGCACTGCAACTGCCGCTACTGGCAAGTATGCGGCCCGAACCCGGCCTTGCACGACGAGTGGAGAAGAGCGGCCTTCGGCTGGGTCGGCGTTCGCCACTGAAGTCGGCGGCCTCGGCCGTCCTCGACACATTCGCTCGCAAACCGCAGGTCGGACGGTGGGCAGCATGA